Proteins from a single region of Undibacterium sp. KW1:
- a CDS encoding NAD(P)/FAD-dependent oxidoreductase: MHIAVVGAGLAGLTVARQLQTQGHHVTVYEKSMGVSGRMSTRHTELGGFDHGAQYFTASSERFKKEIADWKKFGWVVPWTAKLATLEAGSSKPAGRSGTRYIAVPGMSSLCKQLAHGLDVRAEQQVSALEAHGKQWLLSIRSATVPIAATAGPFDAVILAIPANQAEPLLSVVPALAKQAKQAHLAPCWTLMLGFQTSLDLPYDGAWINNSRLGWIAHDDAKPLHRAGERWVCHATQAWSIEHLEDDDERVKEKLTKAFHEATGSWIQPIHAVVHRWRYAEAVNPVASDFLWNGKQGIGVCGDWFAAGLEGAGKVENAFLSALALAKAIPD, encoded by the coding sequence ATGCATATCGCTGTTGTTGGAGCCGGATTAGCAGGGTTGACAGTTGCGCGGCAATTACAGACGCAAGGCCACCATGTCACCGTGTATGAAAAGAGCATGGGCGTCAGTGGCCGAATGAGTACCAGACATACGGAGCTGGGTGGTTTTGATCATGGCGCTCAATATTTCACTGCCAGCTCCGAACGCTTTAAAAAAGAAATTGCAGACTGGAAAAAATTTGGCTGGGTCGTTCCATGGACTGCCAAGCTGGCGACGCTGGAAGCTGGCAGTAGCAAGCCAGCAGGGCGCAGTGGTACGCGTTATATCGCTGTGCCTGGCATGAGTTCGCTTTGCAAGCAACTGGCGCATGGCCTGGATGTACGTGCAGAGCAGCAGGTGAGTGCTCTGGAAGCACACGGCAAGCAATGGCTGTTGTCCATCCGATCAGCCACGGTACCAATTGCCGCAACCGCGGGGCCGTTTGATGCAGTGATATTGGCTATTCCTGCTAACCAGGCTGAACCCTTGTTGAGTGTGGTGCCAGCACTGGCCAAACAGGCCAAGCAGGCTCACCTGGCACCATGCTGGACGCTGATGCTGGGCTTCCAGACTTCACTGGATTTGCCATATGACGGTGCCTGGATCAATAATTCCCGTCTTGGCTGGATAGCGCATGATGATGCCAAGCCCCTGCACAGGGCTGGCGAACGCTGGGTCTGTCACGCCACGCAGGCCTGGAGTATTGAACATCTGGAGGATGATGATGAAAGGGTCAAAGAAAAACTGACCAAGGCCTTTCATGAAGCGACTGGCTCATGGATACAGCCCATCCATGCTGTCGTACACCGCTGGCGTTATGCCGAGGCAGTGAATCCAGTGGCTTCTGATTTCTTGTGGAATGGCAAGCAGGGTATAGGTGTCTGCGGAGACTGGTTTGCTGCTGGTCTTGAAGGGGCAGGCAAAGTGGAAAATGCCTTCCTCAGTGCGCTGGCACTGGCAAAGGCAATTCCTGACTGA
- a CDS encoding CBS domain-containing protein yields the protein MKVSEILQVKGNILFTITPDIPITEAVSVMEEKDIGSLVVMEYGDLVGILTFREVIRAIHKNQGSLGNGTVRKYMDDHPLTVTPETEVNEVRRMMLEKHSRYLPVMDAKTLLGVISFYDVARAVLEAQSFENKMLKAYIRDWPVEENEQ from the coding sequence ATGAAAGTTTCAGAGATACTTCAAGTGAAAGGTAATATCCTTTTCACGATCACACCTGATATCCCCATCACTGAAGCCGTCAGCGTCATGGAAGAGAAAGACATAGGTTCTCTGGTCGTGATGGAATACGGCGATCTGGTTGGCATACTGACTTTCCGTGAAGTTATCCGCGCGATCCATAAAAACCAGGGCTCCCTTGGTAATGGCACTGTGCGCAAGTATATGGATGACCATCCACTGACTGTGACACCAGAAACCGAAGTGAATGAAGTGCGTCGCATGATGCTGGAAAAGCATTCACGCTACCTGCCTGTCATGGATGCCAAAACTCTGCTGGGCGTTATTTCATTCTATGACGTAGCCCGAGCCGTGCTGGAAGCGCAAAGTTTTGAAAACAAGATGTTGAAAGCCTATATCCGTGACTGGCCCGTTGAAGAAAACGAGCAGTAA
- a CDS encoding O-acetylhomoserine aminocarboxypropyltransferase, protein MSGPKYHGFDTLSLHAGAAPDPATGARATPIYLTSSFVFKDSDHAASLFNMERAGHVYSRISNPTNAVLEERIAALEGGVAGIAVASGQAAMHLGLTTIAGAGSHVVASRALYGGSQNLLAYTMKRFGIETTFVDPRDMDAWRTAIRPNTKVLFAETLGNPGLDVLNIPTVAEIAHEHHLPLMLDSTFTTPYLLKPFDHGADLVFHSATKFLCGHGTAIGGLLVDGGTFDWQAAYEKTGHFAELCEPYDGFHGMVFNEESTVAAFSLRARREGLRDFGACMSPHNAFSILQGIETLGLRMDRHVANTRKVVEFLVAHPAVDSVSYPELENHPDYELAKTLLPKGCGAVFSFNIKGNRAAGQRFIESLNIFSHLANVGDAKSLAIHPASTTHFRVPAEQLLASGITEGTMRLSIGLENVEDLIEDLSRGLKAAQKGA, encoded by the coding sequence ATGAGCGGCCCTAAATATCATGGCTTTGATACCCTATCCCTGCATGCTGGCGCTGCGCCTGATCCAGCCACAGGTGCACGTGCCACCCCTATTTACCTGACATCCTCTTTTGTGTTCAAGGATTCAGATCATGCAGCATCGCTCTTCAATATGGAAAGAGCAGGGCACGTCTATTCGCGCATTTCCAACCCTACCAATGCGGTACTGGAAGAAAGAATTGCTGCACTTGAAGGTGGCGTTGCAGGCATAGCCGTTGCCAGCGGGCAAGCTGCCATGCACTTGGGTCTGACAACCATAGCTGGCGCAGGTTCCCACGTTGTTGCTTCACGTGCCCTCTATGGCGGCTCGCAAAATTTGCTGGCTTACACCATGAAACGTTTTGGCATAGAAACCACCTTTGTTGATCCCCGCGACATGGATGCCTGGCGTACCGCGATACGCCCGAATACCAAGGTGCTGTTTGCTGAAACCCTGGGCAACCCGGGTCTTGATGTGCTGAACATCCCAACAGTGGCAGAAATTGCGCATGAGCATCATTTACCGCTGATGCTGGACTCGACCTTTACCACGCCTTATCTGCTGAAGCCATTTGATCATGGTGCCGACCTGGTGTTCCACTCAGCCACCAAGTTCTTGTGCGGCCATGGCACAGCCATAGGTGGTTTGCTTGTCGATGGAGGTACTTTTGACTGGCAGGCCGCCTACGAAAAAACCGGGCACTTTGCTGAGCTTTGTGAACCTTATGATGGCTTCCACGGTATGGTGTTCAATGAAGAATCGACAGTCGCCGCATTTTCACTCAGAGCCAGACGAGAAGGCTTGCGTGATTTTGGTGCCTGCATGAGCCCGCACAATGCATTCAGCATCCTGCAAGGCATAGAAACCCTGGGCCTGCGCATGGACAGGCATGTGGCAAATACTCGCAAAGTCGTCGAATTCCTGGTGGCTCATCCGGCGGTCGATTCCGTTTCGTATCCAGAACTGGAAAATCACCCTGACTATGAACTGGCAAAGACCTTGCTACCCAAAGGTTGCGGTGCAGTATTCTCATTCAACATCAAAGGTAACCGCGCTGCCGGACAGCGCTTCATTGAATCACTGAATATTTTCTCGCATCTGGCTAATGTCGGCGATGCCAAGTCCCTGGCCATCCATCCAGCTTCAACCACACACTTCCGCGTGCCGGCAGAACAGTTGCTGGCCTCTGGCATTACCGAAGGAACCATGCGTCTGTCGATAGGACTGGAAAATGTCGAAGACCTGATCGAAGACCTGTCCCGTGGCCTCAAAGCTGCACAGAAAGGAGCCTGA
- a CDS encoding alpha/beta fold hydrolase, translating to MLFEVNGQTAYCYTGGKAYNSALPTLVFIHGAQNDHSVWGLQTRYLAHHGFNVLAVDLPGHGRSKGQALTSVEQMANWLLALLDVAGIAQATLIGHSMGSLIALESCFKANSRVSKLIMVGTAYPMKVSDTLLNAARDEEQTAIDIVNIWSHTSIAHKPSCPGPGFYVMGVSQRLMQRISAINPDKVFYTDFAACNAYANGEAAAQSVTCPSLFILGKKDMMTPAKASLTLSKAITNSQQKIIDNCGHSLMSEQADQVLTAIHEFVKA from the coding sequence ATGTTATTTGAAGTCAATGGCCAGACAGCCTATTGCTATACCGGTGGCAAGGCTTACAACTCTGCCCTGCCCACGCTGGTGTTTATCCATGGCGCACAGAACGATCACTCGGTCTGGGGTTTGCAGACCCGTTACCTGGCACACCACGGTTTTAATGTGCTGGCAGTCGATTTACCCGGCCATGGCCGCAGCAAAGGCCAGGCACTGACCAGCGTAGAACAAATGGCAAACTGGCTGCTTGCTTTGCTGGATGTGGCAGGCATAGCGCAAGCCACGCTGATCGGACATAGCATGGGTTCCCTGATTGCGCTGGAGAGTTGCTTTAAAGCGAACTCACGTGTCAGTAAACTCATCATGGTTGGTACCGCTTATCCCATGAAAGTATCCGATACCTTGCTTAATGCCGCCCGTGATGAAGAGCAGACCGCAATTGATATAGTGAATATCTGGTCGCACACATCCATCGCACACAAGCCTTCCTGCCCCGGCCCTGGCTTTTATGTCATGGGTGTCAGCCAGCGTCTAATGCAGCGTATTTCTGCCATCAATCCTGACAAGGTTTTTTATACCGACTTTGCAGCCTGCAATGCTTATGCCAACGGTGAAGCAGCCGCACAATCAGTCACTTGCCCCAGCCTGTTCATACTCGGTAAAAAAGACATGATGACACCAGCAAAGGCCAGCCTGACCTTGAGCAAAGCCATCACAAATAGCCAACAAAAGATCATAGACAATTGTGGCCATTCATTGATGTCAGAACAGGCCGATCAGGTGCTGACGGCCATTCATGAATTTGTAAAGGCATAA
- a CDS encoding LysE family translocator, with amino-acid sequence MNLESWALFTATEAALSLSPGPAVMMVVAYGIARGWRTSLFVTLGILTGNAIYFAVSATGIGSLILASPKVFMAIKYLGAAYLVYLGLSAIFGKPSPLTISKLDGVALSGRKIFSSALMLQLTNPKTLLMFVAILPQFIDPREPVGVQMLILAACSIIPEFFILLGYGMLASKASHWATQERYAVITERIAGTLVTGAGIMVALV; translated from the coding sequence ATGAATCTGGAAAGCTGGGCCTTGTTTACAGCCACGGAGGCAGCCTTGTCGCTGTCACCCGGCCCTGCAGTCATGATGGTGGTTGCCTATGGCATAGCCAGGGGCTGGCGCACATCCCTGTTTGTCACGCTGGGTATATTGACGGGCAATGCGATTTACTTTGCAGTATCGGCGACAGGCATAGGGTCGCTGATACTGGCATCACCCAAAGTATTCATGGCGATTAAGTACCTGGGTGCGGCTTATCTGGTCTATCTTGGCTTGTCGGCCATTTTTGGCAAGCCATCGCCATTGACCATATCCAAACTGGATGGCGTAGCACTCAGTGGCAGGAAGATATTCAGCAGCGCACTGATGCTGCAGTTGACCAATCCCAAAACCTTGTTGATGTTTGTGGCGATATTGCCGCAATTCATAGACCCCAGGGAACCAGTAGGTGTGCAGATGCTGATACTGGCGGCCTGCTCCATCATTCCTGAGTTTTTTATCCTGCTCGGATATGGAATGCTGGCCAGCAAAGCCAGTCACTGGGCAACCCAGGAAAGGTATGCAGTGATTACAGAAAGAATAGCCGGCACTCTGGTAACAGGTGCCGGCATCATGGTTGCACTGGTGTAG